In one window of Methanolobus mangrovi DNA:
- a CDS encoding DUF555 domain-containing protein → MSNYHVTLEAAWLVRDVKSTDDAIGVAISEAGKRLNPKLDYVEVDVGTTFCPACEEPFSSVFVAANTAIVGLVLEMKVFDAESPEHAARIAKSVIGKALRDVPLDVVDVGEFE, encoded by the coding sequence ATGTCAAATTATCATGTTACACTTGAAGCTGCCTGGTTGGTAAGAGATGTAAAATCAACGGATGACGCAATAGGCGTTGCAATTTCAGAGGCTGGAAAGCGCCTCAATCCTAAACTTGACTACGTTGAAGTAGACGTCGGAACGACATTCTGCCCGGCCTGTGAAGAACCTTTCAGCAGTGTATTTGTAGCTGCAAACACCGCAATTGTCGGTCTTGTTCTTGAAATGAAAGTGTTTGATGCAGAAAGCCCTGAGCATGCCGCAAGAATTGCAAAATCAGTAATTGGAAAAGCATTGAGAGATGTTCCTCTTGATGTAGTGGATGTCGGGGAATTCGAGTAA